The Rhinopithecus roxellana isolate Shanxi Qingling chromosome 13, ASM756505v1, whole genome shotgun sequence genome contains a region encoding:
- the LOC104659963 gene encoding keratin-associated protein 10-12 produces MATSTMSICSSDLSYGSCICLPGSCDSCSDSWQVDDCPESCCEPPCCTRSCCAPAPSLTLVCTPVSCVSSPCCQAACEPSPCQSGCTSSCTSSCCQQSSCQSACCTSSPCQQTCCVPVCCKPPVCCKSLCCVPVCSGTSTSCCQQSSCQPACCPSSPCQQACCVPICCKLVCCKPVCCVPVCSGASSLCRQQSSCQPVCCTSSCCRPSSPVSLLCGPVCRPTCCMPVPSCCVPAYSCQPSHCCLASCMSRLCRPVCSAWPAEASAQARSPATDGHIP; encoded by the exons ATGGCCACATCCACCATGTCCATCTGCTCCAGTGACCTGAGCTATGGCAGCTGCATCTGCCTTCCTGGTTCCTGTGACTCTTGCTCTGACTCCTGGCAGGTGGACGACTGCCCAGAGAGCTGCTGTGAGCCCCCCTGCTGCACCCGCAGCTGCTGCGCCCCGGCCCCCAGCCTGACCCTGGTCTGCACCCCAGTGAGCTGTGTGTCCAGCCCATGCTGCCAGGCGGCCTGTGAGCCCAGCCCCTGCCAATCAGGCTGCACCAGCTCCTGCACGTCCTCATGCTGCCAGCAGTCTAGCTGCCAGTCGGCTTGCTGCACCTCCTCCCCCTGCCAGCAGACCTGCTGCGTGCCTGTCTGCTGCAAGCCT CCTGTCTGCTGCaagtccctctgctgtgtgcctGTCTGCTCTGGGACTTCCACTTCATGCTGCCAGCAGTCTAGCTGCCAGCCAGCTTGCTGCCCCTCCTCCCCCTGCCAGCAGGCCTGCTGCGTGCCCATCTGCTGCAAGCTTGTCTGCTGCAAGCCCGTctgctgtgtgcctgtgtgttctGGGGCTTCCTCTCTGTGCCGCCAGCAGTCTAGCTGCCAGCCGGTTTGCTGCACCTCCTCCTGCTGCAGACCCTCCTCCCCCGTGTCCCTCCTCTGCGGTCCTGTGTGCAGGCCCACCTGCTGCATGCCTGTTCCCTCCTGTTGTGTGCCCGCCTACTCCTGCCAGCCCAGCCACTGCTGCCTGGCCTCCTGCATGTCCCGCCTCTGCCGCCCTGTGTGCTCTGCCTGGCCTGCTGAGGCCTCTGCTCAGGCCAGAAGCCCAGCTACTGACGGGCACATCCCCTAG